In the genome of Afifella aestuarii, one region contains:
- a CDS encoding DMT family transporter: MSTSHRTGILYALCCLAILSAMPLIADARPEGSSGLSFAIWLTFWQLIAGLPLFIVELRRGVPASTAAQRPSARTLAIALLTGAMFAVATYMYVVAAKKAGPVSMVIALQAYPLFAILLEAVLLGKRKSTTELGFTALLLAALVYLTTGGTFRVADISWWSAYALGIPALWAIAHVLLRQVLTTTSITPNQVTVTRLVTSGIVLLALQAVIGEPGALLQGFTDPTFQKAAILLGVAYYLELVLWFNAIRHIDVSVASSITVPTPAVTMLITVVVLGGHVETFQILAMVVICVALYGLLFAGRQARRAPSPG; the protein is encoded by the coding sequence ATGTCCACGTCGCATCGTACCGGCATTCTCTACGCCCTTTGTTGCCTCGCCATCCTATCGGCGATGCCGCTCATCGCCGATGCGCGTCCCGAAGGATCGAGCGGCCTCTCCTTCGCCATCTGGCTCACCTTTTGGCAGCTTATCGCGGGTCTTCCCCTCTTTATCGTCGAGCTCCGACGCGGGGTGCCCGCAAGCACGGCAGCGCAAAGACCTTCCGCCCGAACGCTCGCAATCGCGCTCTTGACCGGCGCGATGTTCGCGGTGGCGACCTACATGTATGTGGTGGCGGCCAAGAAGGCCGGGCCCGTCAGCATGGTGATCGCGCTGCAGGCCTATCCGCTCTTCGCCATCCTTCTGGAGGCGGTTCTTCTCGGCAAACGCAAGAGCACCACCGAGCTCGGTTTCACCGCACTCCTACTCGCAGCTCTGGTCTATCTCACCACCGGCGGCACGTTTCGCGTGGCGGACATCTCATGGTGGTCGGCCTATGCCCTCGGCATCCCGGCATTATGGGCCATCGCACATGTGCTGCTGCGCCAGGTTCTGACGACGACGTCGATCACGCCAAACCAGGTGACCGTCACCCGCCTCGTTACCTCCGGCATCGTGCTTCTCGCCCTTCAGGCGGTCATTGGCGAACCGGGCGCTCTCTTGCAGGGTTTCACCGATCCGACCTTCCAAAAGGCCGCGATCCTTCTTGGCGTCGCCTACTATCTGGAGCTCGTCCTGTGGTTCAACGCCATCCGCCATATCGATGTCTCCGTCGCGAGCTCGATCACGGTACCGACCCCAGCGGTCACCATGCTCATTACTGTGGTCGTTCTCGGCGGGCACGTGGAGACATTTCAGATCCTGGCGATGGTCGTCATCTGCGTGGCGCTATACGGGCTCCTCTTCGCCGGCCGTCAGGCGCGCCGCGCGCCCTCACCCGGATGA
- a CDS encoding DMT family transporter, protein MASLPSSLTNTPAEMVRGIMIFVAGGIIIPTMDALSKLLITQHGLSAGEVGAVRLFLQGVLILPLLLHWEGTAALRIPHLGLNLLRGACLGFGSLAFFAALRFLPLADAIAIFMIEPMIVTLLSGLFLGEKVGWRRIVAVLVGFAGALIIIQPSYAVFGLPALLPALTAFLVGIYFILSRHVARGASAFAMQFYAALGGFAVIVAAMIVCRPFGIKDLAFSWPASTLAWTLLLATGVIGTFAHLLFNRAYQLAPASVLAPFGYTEIVSAVALGLLVFGDLPNAPKWAGMAIVVGSGIFIYLREHRIARTTAKPPVTH, encoded by the coding sequence ATGGCATCGCTCCCCTCCTCTCTGACCAACACGCCCGCCGAGATGGTGCGCGGCATCATGATCTTTGTCGCCGGCGGCATAATCATCCCGACGATGGATGCCTTGAGCAAGCTCCTCATCACGCAGCACGGCCTTTCGGCCGGCGAAGTCGGAGCCGTTCGTCTCTTTCTCCAGGGCGTGCTGATCTTGCCCCTGCTCCTTCATTGGGAAGGGACCGCCGCTCTGCGCATTCCGCATCTCGGGCTCAACCTCCTGCGGGGTGCCTGTCTCGGTTTCGGCAGTCTCGCCTTCTTCGCCGCGCTGCGTTTCCTGCCGCTCGCCGACGCGATTGCGATCTTCATGATCGAACCGATGATCGTGACCCTTTTGTCCGGCCTATTCCTCGGCGAAAAGGTAGGATGGCGGAGGATCGTCGCGGTTCTGGTCGGATTTGCCGGAGCGCTCATCATCATCCAGCCGAGCTATGCGGTCTTCGGGCTGCCCGCTCTCCTGCCGGCGCTGACAGCATTCCTCGTCGGAATCTATTTCATCTTGAGCCGGCACGTGGCGCGCGGTGCGAGCGCCTTTGCGATGCAGTTTTATGCAGCTCTCGGCGGCTTTGCGGTCATCGTCGCCGCGATGATCGTCTGCCGTCCATTCGGCATCAAAGATCTTGCCTTCTCGTGGCCGGCAAGCACTCTTGCCTGGACCTTGTTGCTGGCGACAGGCGTCATCGGAACGTTCGCCCATCTTCTCTTCAACCGGGCCTACCAGCTCGCCCCGGCTTCGGTCCTCGCCCCTTTTGGCTATACCGAGATCGTCTCCGCGGTGGCTCTCGGCCTCCTGGTCTTCGGCGACCTCCCGAATGCTCCGAAATGGGCCGGGATGGCGATCGTCGTCGGCTCCGGCATTTTCATCTATCTGCGCGAGCATCGCATCGCCCGCACCACGGCAAAGCCGCCGGTCACGCACTGA
- a CDS encoding acyl-CoA carboxylase subunit beta, translated as MRDVLVELEKRRANARAGGGEKRIAGQHDKGKLTARERLVVLLDDSSFEEFDMFVEHRSSAFGMEEQKIAGDGVVTGWGTINGRPVYVFAKDFTVFGGSLSEAHAEKICKVQDMALRNGTPIIGLFDAGGARIQEGVAALGGYAEIFQRNVLASGVIPQISVIMGPCAGGDVYSPAMTDFIFMVRGTSYMFVTGPDVVKTVTNETVTAEELGGASVHCVKSSVADGGFENDVEALLEIRRLYDYLPLNNKAELPEIPVHDPWDRQEKSLDTLVPDSATTPYDIKEAILKTLDEAAFFEIQPDHAKNILTGFGRIEGRTVGVVANQPMVLAGVLDSDASRKAARFVRFCDCFGIPILTFVDVPGFLPGTSQEYGGLIKHGAKLLFAYAEATVPKVTVITRKAFGGAYDVMASKHLRGDINYAWPTAQIAVMGAKGAVEIIFRKDIDNPEKIAEHAKTYEDHFLNPFVAAERGYIDDVIMPQSTRRRVARAFRLLRRKELANPWKKHDNIPL; from the coding sequence ATGCGTGACGTTCTAGTGGAGTTGGAAAAGCGGCGCGCCAATGCGCGCGCGGGCGGCGGCGAGAAGCGTATTGCGGGCCAGCATGACAAGGGCAAGCTGACGGCGCGCGAGCGCCTGGTGGTGCTTCTCGATGACAGCTCGTTTGAAGAGTTCGACATGTTCGTCGAGCACCGTTCTTCGGCCTTCGGCATGGAGGAGCAGAAGATCGCGGGCGACGGCGTCGTCACCGGGTGGGGGACGATCAACGGCCGCCCCGTCTACGTTTTCGCCAAGGACTTCACCGTCTTCGGCGGCTCGCTTTCCGAGGCGCATGCGGAGAAGATCTGCAAAGTCCAGGACATGGCGCTTAGGAACGGCACGCCGATCATCGGGCTTTTCGATGCCGGCGGCGCGCGCATCCAGGAGGGGGTCGCGGCACTTGGCGGCTATGCCGAGATTTTCCAGCGGAACGTGCTTGCCTCCGGCGTCATTCCGCAGATTTCGGTGATCATGGGGCCCTGCGCGGGCGGCGATGTCTATTCGCCGGCAATGACCGATTTCATCTTCATGGTGCGCGGCACGTCCTACATGTTCGTGACCGGCCCGGATGTCGTGAAGACCGTGACCAACGAGACGGTGACAGCCGAAGAGCTCGGCGGCGCATCGGTGCATTGCGTGAAGTCGTCCGTGGCGGATGGCGGCTTTGAAAACGACGTCGAGGCGCTTTTGGAGATCCGGCGCCTCTACGATTACCTGCCCCTCAACAACAAGGCCGAACTGCCCGAAATCCCGGTCCACGATCCTTGGGATCGGCAGGAGAAATCTCTCGATACGCTGGTCCCGGATTCGGCGACCACGCCTTACGACATCAAAGAAGCCATCCTGAAGACGCTCGACGAAGCGGCCTTCTTCGAGATTCAGCCCGACCATGCGAAGAACATCCTCACCGGCTTCGGCCGCATCGAGGGACGTACGGTCGGTGTCGTGGCAAACCAGCCGATGGTTCTGGCCGGCGTCCTCGATTCGGACGCCTCACGGAAGGCGGCACGCTTCGTGCGCTTTTGCGATTGCTTCGGCATTCCGATCCTGACCTTCGTCGACGTTCCGGGTTTCCTGCCCGGCACGTCGCAGGAATATGGCGGCCTCATCAAACACGGCGCCAAGCTCCTCTTCGCCTATGCCGAAGCGACGGTACCGAAGGTGACGGTGATCACGCGCAAGGCCTTCGGTGGCGCGTATGACGTGATGGCGTCAAAGCATCTGCGCGGCGATATCAACTATGCCTGGCCGACGGCGCAGATCGCCGTCATGGGCGCCAAGGGTGCGGTGGAGATCATCTTCCGCAAGGATATCGACAATCCGGAGAAGATCGCCGAGCACGCCAAGACCTATGAGGATCATTTCCTCAATCCGTTCGTGGCGGCGGAGCGGGGCTATATCGACGACGTGATCATGCCGCAATCGACCAGACGGCGGGTTGCCCGCGCCTTCCGGCTCCTGCGCCGCAAGGAACTCGCCAATCCCTGGAAGAAGCACGACAACATCCCGCTCTGA